One Bacteroidota bacterium DNA window includes the following coding sequences:
- a CDS encoding T9SS type A sorting domain-containing protein, with amino-acid sequence MKKNLLTLIGAFCLFTSAAFAQMLPNGDFENWTNDSTAVSWTGTITMTMPPITFYTLYKEAIGHSGFAGKMTTQPAPIVSVPTTGFCNYGVPGFNISTMTPFFTGGVPISMKPAKVKGYFKYENNVNDTMSISACCYLAHDTIGLGTFTTTTATPAWTLFEVPITYSLPGTPDTINIVMFSSAGKAPQLGTTLYVDDVTMETGSDIGEISMDVLNAYPNPVNDIMNIDLDGTFNLIKLYNNSGQLVFTDVTTAQKYSLNLNTYSNGIYFVEVSNGGKRMLKKIVVN; translated from the coding sequence ATGAAAAAAAATCTGTTAACCCTTATCGGCGCGTTTTGCCTGTTTACCTCTGCTGCATTTGCACAGATGCTTCCCAACGGAGATTTCGAGAACTGGACCAATGACTCCACCGCAGTGAGCTGGACCGGTACCATTACCATGACCATGCCTCCGATTACTTTCTATACATTATATAAAGAGGCTATCGGTCACTCAGGATTTGCAGGGAAAATGACAACACAGCCCGCACCCATTGTGAGCGTACCCACAACCGGTTTCTGCAATTACGGTGTTCCCGGATTCAATATCAGCACCATGACACCTTTCTTCACCGGCGGTGTTCCCATTTCCATGAAACCGGCCAAAGTAAAGGGCTATTTCAAGTATGAGAACAATGTAAACGATACCATGTCTATCAGCGCTTGCTGCTATCTTGCACACGATACCATTGGTTTAGGTACATTTACAACTACTACGGCAACTCCGGCCTGGACACTGTTCGAAGTTCCCATTACGTATTCACTTCCCGGAACTCCCGACACCATCAATATCGTTATGTTCTCCTCTGCCGGTAAAGCTCCCCAGCTCGGAACTACATTGTATGTTGATGATGTAACAATGGAAACAGGCAGCGATATCGGTGAAATAAGCATGGACGTGTTGAACGCCTATCCGAATCCGGTGAACGACATTATGAATATTGACCTCGACGGAACATTCAACCTGATAAAATTATACAACAACAGCGGTCAGCTTGTTTTTACCGATGTGACCACAGCACAGAAATATTCACTGAACCTGAACACTTATTCCAACGGAATTTATTTTGTGGAAGTAAGTAATGGGGGAAAGAGGATGCTGAAGAAGATTGTGGTGAATTAG
- a CDS encoding T9SS type A sorting domain-containing protein: MKKHSLILTALLLTLAVDQAFAQPDTIIVYNINTVTIDTVLPVWVNPTLTFNKTESAIGSLGNQVSLDLSPPTTNLFSNSSFSDLARAELFFNVTDYPIRTATRLFYYKNGVLSGCCSGMMVGENFVLTAGHCAYNYTDQIFGYDSILIAPAYDNASIQPSLPTSVVEKVYLFKTFYDKKFFDDIALLQLRQPIGQQIGWIGMAFNSDTSFINGKVFHKLSYPGVTSPFDTSKHYNGDTLYYNYGYINNLNTQLGINSPQARGIPGQSGSSLFYTDNSEYFSMGVASFSSNYCHYKITKDVFYQLKSIMENNAASTQDDLTVGNGMLIYPNPFSTFTTIQLNSADANSDLIIYNLYGQQVKQMKNISAQKITLHRDNIPCGMYFIRLTQDDKVIATERLVITN, encoded by the coding sequence ATGAAAAAACATTCATTAATCCTGACAGCTTTGCTGTTGACTTTGGCCGTTGATCAAGCATTTGCTCAACCGGATACCATAATCGTTTATAACATAAACACCGTAACCATCGACACGGTTTTACCTGTATGGGTTAATCCCACACTAACATTCAACAAGACGGAATCAGCTATTGGATCTTTGGGGAACCAGGTTTCTCTGGATTTATCGCCTCCAACAACAAACCTTTTTAGTAATTCTTCATTCAGCGACCTTGCCAGAGCAGAACTTTTTTTCAACGTAACCGATTATCCCATCAGGACAGCCACCCGGTTATTCTATTACAAAAATGGTGTCTTGTCAGGCTGTTGTTCAGGAATGATGGTCGGGGAAAATTTTGTTCTTACAGCCGGACATTGCGCGTATAACTACACGGACCAGATTTTTGGATATGACAGCATTTTAATAGCTCCGGCATACGACAATGCATCAATTCAGCCGTCATTACCTACATCTGTGGTTGAAAAAGTTTACCTGTTCAAAACGTTTTATGATAAAAAGTTTTTTGACGATATTGCTTTGCTTCAATTACGACAGCCCATCGGACAGCAAATTGGATGGATAGGTATGGCTTTTAATTCAGACACAAGTTTTATTAACGGCAAAGTGTTTCACAAACTCAGCTATCCGGGTGTAACAAGTCCGTTCGATACTTCAAAACATTACAATGGAGATACACTTTATTACAATTACGGATATATTAATAATCTGAATACCCAGTTGGGAATAAACAGTCCGCAAGCCCGGGGAATTCCGGGACAAAGTGGAAGTTCGTTATTTTACACTGACAACAGCGAATATTTTTCTATGGGAGTAGCCAGTTTTAGCAGCAATTATTGTCATTATAAAATTACCAAAGATGTTTTTTATCAATTAAAAAGTATCATGGAAAATAATGCGGCTTCCACTCAGGATGATCTGACCGTAGGAAATGGAATGCTTATTTATCCCAATCCATTCAGTACTTTTACAACAATACAACTGAACAGTGCTGATGCCAACTCCGACTTAATCATTTATAATCTTTATGGGCAGCAAGTAAAACAAATGAAAAATATTTCCGCGCAGAAAATTACTTTGCATCGTGACAATATACCGTGCGGAATGTATTTCATTCGGCTGACACAGGACGACAAGGTCATCGCGACCGAAAGATTGGTAATTACCAACTGA
- a CDS encoding PKD domain-containing protein, giving the protein MRRVFALIVLQAVFLGQLFAQCGGTVLTVANPSFEGTPAPHVTPPSWDICMPGVTPDTQPGSWGITLPPSNGSSYIGLVSAPSINWIEGAGQTLSSPMIAGTTYNFTIDLAVPASADPATGILIPPNCVQLDLWGGMSGVNSGCDMSELLWSSASVTNFNWQTYNLTFTPTQNWNHILFLIHSLGCTDGQYLLMDNMSPITPQSDIPEFGWTDVCIGSPMVFHDSSTSVSGQITNWGWSFGDGGTSTSVNPTHTYAAPGSYNVTLVIISNVPCTTTVTHTVVVHPVPTVTASANPASLCTGGSSTLTAGGANTYLWSNGLGTTNPVTVQPATTTTYTVTGTSFGCTGTANVTVSVAANLTLAVNPSSPVICIGDSVDLTASGAANYTWSPATGLSATTGAVVTANPAVTTTYSVNGDNGSGCTGSTTVTVTVASNASLVLGPTNPSICTGESVQLTATGAASYVWDPPTGLSATTGALVTASPAATTTYTVSASTGANCTASGTITVTVAGNSGIGFTAEPLEGCTPLEVQFNYVPGSDVVDSSWVWNFDDIQSGNYNVADSLNPIHTFNQQGTYDVLLSVDLTNGCKGTGTMQITSYPWPHAEFDANPKQVYMNDPSVQFTDESTNAVAWEWNFGDPVSQWDSSSEMQNPVHIYSEPGTYEVILIVTSPMGCSDTVKHTIVVYPELIIFVPNAFTPNGNRLNDVFTPFISGIEPDSYIMRIYDRWGKQIYETSDLSKGWDGNHLGKYCQEDVYVWLIYFTAADGKRYKEIGHVTLLK; this is encoded by the coding sequence ATGAGGAGAGTTTTTGCATTAATCGTATTGCAGGCCGTTTTTCTGGGGCAGCTGTTTGCCCAGTGCGGTGGCACGGTACTCACCGTTGCCAATCCTTCGTTCGAAGGAACTCCTGCACCTCACGTTACACCACCATCGTGGGATATATGTATGCCCGGGGTTACACCCGATACGCAACCCGGCTCCTGGGGAATAACACTGCCTCCTTCGAACGGAAGTTCGTATATAGGTCTGGTCAGTGCACCTAGTATTAACTGGATTGAAGGAGCAGGGCAGACGCTGAGTTCACCGATGATTGCAGGTACTACCTACAATTTCACCATCGACCTGGCAGTTCCCGCTTCGGCCGACCCTGCAACCGGAATCCTGATTCCACCCAACTGTGTTCAGCTTGACCTATGGGGCGGCATGTCGGGTGTTAACAGCGGATGCGATATGTCCGAGCTTCTGTGGTCATCAGCCAGTGTTACTAACTTTAACTGGCAAACATACAACCTTACGTTTACACCGACTCAGAACTGGAATCATATCTTATTCCTCATTCACAGCCTTGGTTGTACCGATGGGCAGTACCTGCTGATGGACAATATGTCGCCCATTACTCCGCAAAGCGATATTCCTGAGTTTGGCTGGACCGACGTTTGTATTGGTTCACCCATGGTTTTTCACGACAGTTCGACCTCGGTTTCAGGTCAGATTACAAACTGGGGTTGGTCTTTCGGCGATGGAGGAACAAGCACCAGTGTGAATCCTACTCACACCTATGCCGCTCCCGGTTCTTATAATGTAACTCTTGTTATTATCAGCAATGTTCCCTGTACGACAACAGTTACACATACCGTAGTTGTGCATCCGGTACCAACCGTTACTGCTTCCGCAAATCCTGCATCACTGTGCACAGGTGGTTCGTCGACGCTTACTGCCGGCGGAGCAAATACATATTTATGGAGCAATGGCCTTGGTACTACCAACCCTGTAACTGTTCAACCTGCCACCACAACAACCTACACTGTTACCGGAACCAGCTTCGGCTGCACCGGAACTGCCAACGTTACGGTTAGTGTTGCGGCAAATCTCACGCTCGCGGTCAACCCGTCGAGTCCTGTGATTTGTATAGGCGATTCGGTTGACCTCACGGCTTCAGGGGCTGCCAATTATACATGGTCGCCTGCAACCGGATTATCTGCTACAACCGGCGCTGTTGTTACAGCGAATCCTGCCGTTACAACAACATACTCTGTGAATGGTGACAACGGAAGCGGTTGTACCGGTTCCACCACTGTTACCGTTACTGTTGCCAGTAATGCCAGTCTTGTGCTGGGACCCACCAACCCGTCGATATGTACCGGCGAATCGGTGCAGCTCACGGCTACAGGTGCTGCCTCCTATGTATGGGATCCTCCTACGGGATTATCGGCTACTACCGGTGCACTTGTTACTGCATCGCCTGCAGCCACTACCACTTATACCGTGAGTGCCAGTACGGGTGCCAATTGCACCGCAAGCGGAACAATTACCGTAACGGTGGCAGGCAACTCAGGCATAGGCTTCACCGCCGAACCACTTGAAGGATGCACGCCGCTTGAAGTGCAGTTCAATTATGTTCCCGGTTCTGATGTGGTTGATTCATCATGGGTATGGAATTTTGACGACATACAGTCCGGTAATTATAATGTAGCCGATTCACTGAATCCGATTCATACATTCAACCAGCAAGGTACGTATGATGTTTTGCTCAGCGTTGATCTTACCAATGGCTGTAAAGGAACAGGCACCATGCAGATTACTTCTTATCCATGGCCGCATGCGGAGTTCGATGCGAATCCGAAACAGGTTTATATGAATGACCCGTCAGTGCAGTTTACCGATGAGTCAACCAATGCTGTTGCCTGGGAATGGAACTTTGGTGACCCGGTATCACAGTGGGACAGCTCATCCGAAATGCAGAACCCCGTTCATATATATTCAGAGCCCGGAACCTATGAGGTAATACTCATTGTTACGAGCCCGATGGGATGCTCAGATACAGTAAAGCATACAATTGTTGTATATCCTGAATTAATCATTTTTGTTCCCAATGCGTTTACACCGAACGGCAACAGACTCAATGATGTTTTCACGCCCTTTATTTCAGGCATTGAGCCCGACAGCTATATCATGCGTATTTATGACCGCTGGGGCAAACAAATCTATGAAACATCAGACCTTTCGAAAGGCTGGGATGGAAACCACCTCGGGAAATATTGCCAGGAAGATGTTTACGTATGGCTGATTTATTTTACCGCTGCCGACGGCAAAAGGTATAAAGAAATAGGTCACGTAACGTTGCTGAAATAA
- a CDS encoding DMT family transporter translates to MEKVPAAQQFKLHIIVFILGFTAILGKLIHIPAIQLVWYRTFIACCALFIILLAGKVKLRLPIVDLAKLAGIGLIVATHWICFFHAIKVSNVSVTLGILSTTTLFTSFLEPLISKKKISLIEVFIGLLIIAGIYIIFRFETRYVAGIIFSLLAAFFASLFSVLNKSIALKYDTNNTAFWEMLAGFAGITIFMFASGEMEVAKLTLSLSDILFLLILGVVCTAFAFAATIRLMQKLSAYYIVLAINLEPIYGILLAWFIFGESEHMTAGFYTGAAIILLSVFFYPILKRRITRANNVN, encoded by the coding sequence ATGGAGAAGGTTCCGGCGGCGCAGCAGTTCAAGCTGCATATCATCGTATTTATTCTTGGTTTTACCGCTATCCTTGGTAAGCTGATTCACATACCTGCCATTCAGCTGGTGTGGTATCGTACGTTTATTGCCTGTTGTGCATTGTTCATTATACTCCTTGCCGGGAAGGTAAAATTGCGTCTTCCGATTGTTGACCTTGCAAAGTTAGCCGGCATCGGGCTCATTGTAGCAACCCACTGGATCTGTTTTTTTCATGCCATCAAAGTGTCGAATGTATCGGTTACGCTGGGAATTTTATCTACCACCACCCTGTTCACCAGTTTTCTTGAACCGCTGATAAGCAAAAAGAAGATTTCTCTTATTGAAGTATTTATCGGCTTGCTCATTATAGCGGGCATCTATATTATTTTCCGTTTCGAGACGCGCTATGTGGCAGGAATTATTTTCAGTTTACTTGCAGCCTTTTTCGCTAGTCTGTTCAGCGTTCTCAACAAGAGCATCGCACTCAAATACGACACCAACAATACCGCCTTCTGGGAAATGCTGGCAGGCTTTGCAGGCATTACAATTTTCATGTTCGCTTCGGGCGAAATGGAAGTGGCAAAACTTACGCTTTCGCTGAGTGATATTCTGTTCCTGCTCATTCTTGGCGTGGTATGCACAGCCTTTGCTTTTGCCGCCACCATCAGACTCATGCAAAAGCTTTCGGCCTACTATATAGTACTTGCCATTAACCTTGAACCAATCTACGGCATTCTGCTTGCCTGGTTCATCTTTGGCGAATCGGAACACATGACTGCCGGATTCTATACCGGAGCCGCCATCATTCTCTTATCGGTGTTCTTCTATCCCATCCTTAAACGAAGAATCACCCGCGCTAATAATGTTAATTAA
- a CDS encoding PKD domain-containing protein, with the protein MADNLPLSLSPPDKSGGLDMVQNNNSVFYCFIEKEKLYMHQAFIISHPIPGPGIGPGSGADSLQIYTASLQLHTASLQTKPDRVKTKPDKVKVKPDKVKTKPDRVQTYTASLQLHTAFLQTKPDRVKVKPDRVKTKPDRVQTKLCLLQTYTALLQTRNDDIHIFKFKIYNLSFKILLQTRSLGIMPMSLLYKLLIIFVPINNCTAMLRKLFCIVFVFTSLLSFGQGVGINNNGLPATPSALLDVSDTTRGVLVPRMTNAQRNNIVNPANGLLIFNTNTYCFNFFRNGNWYELCGNCIGPSTPTAGSNSPICAGNTLNLTATTIPNATYSWSGPQGFTSTAQNPVIANAQASQSGTYSVTATINGCMSAAGTVTVTVNSVPSATFTFTPSSPNIGAQVTFTPTLSGATYSWTFASGTPATSTAQNPVVTWASAGTYAVGLTVTSGGCSASSSSNIVVSSAPVNVRAFITSTKYDGNLGGLTGADAKCQARAVAAGLTGTWKAWLSDGSTSAASRLTHPTGQITTVNGIVIANDWASLLALVVHNLNYNEFGAFVGPESGGSAHSCSWAGGYFLFAWTNTSTASGTVGNIWGTNHCNNWSSNSSGLFGATDYIYNVTSNFTYNFGETCWDCYMMNRLECFEQ; encoded by the coding sequence GTGGCTGACAACCTGCCCCTATCCCTAAGTCCTCCCGATAAATCGGGAGGACTTGATATGGTGCAAAACAATAATTCTGTTTTCTATTGTTTCATTGAAAAAGAAAAATTATACATGCACCAGGCTTTCATAATCAGTCACCCTATCCCCGGACCGGGGATAGGGCCGGGGTCAGGGGCAGACAGCCTCCAAATCTACACAGCCTCTCTTCAACTCCACACAGCCTCTCTTCAAACAAAACCTGACAGGGTAAAAACAAAACCTGACAAGGTAAAAGTAAAACCTGACAAGGTAAAAACAAAACCTGACAGGGTACAAACCTACACTGCCTCTCTTCAACTCCACACAGCCTTTCTTCAAACAAAACCTGACAGGGTAAAAGTAAAACCTGACAGGGTAAAAACAAAACCTGACAGGGTACAAACCAAACTATGCTTACTTCAAACCTACACAGCCTTGCTTCAAACCCGCAATGACGATATTCATATTTTTAAATTTAAAATCTATAATTTATCATTTAAAATTCTTTTACAAACCAGAAGTTTGGGAATCATGCCTATGTCGCTACTATACAAATTATTGATTATTTTTGTACCAATCAATAATTGTACAGCCATGCTACGTAAGTTATTCTGCATCGTATTTGTATTTACTTCACTCCTTTCATTCGGTCAGGGTGTCGGAATCAATAATAACGGTTTACCTGCAACACCCTCTGCCCTGCTCGACGTGAGCGATACCACACGCGGAGTGCTTGTTCCGCGCATGACAAACGCCCAGAGAAACAACATCGTTAATCCGGCAAACGGACTATTAATTTTCAATACCAACACCTATTGTTTCAACTTTTTCAGGAACGGAAACTGGTACGAACTCTGCGGAAACTGCATAGGACCGTCAACGCCCACCGCCGGAAGCAACAGTCCCATCTGTGCCGGAAACACCCTTAACCTCACTGCCACCACCATCCCCAACGCTACGTATTCGTGGAGCGGTCCGCAGGGATTCACATCCACGGCACAAAATCCTGTCATCGCCAACGCTCAGGCATCGCAGTCGGGAACCTACTCGGTAACCGCCACCATTAACGGTTGCATGTCGGCAGCAGGTACGGTAACGGTAACGGTCAACAGCGTGCCCTCGGCAACCTTCACGTTTACACCTTCCAGTCCCAATATTGGTGCGCAGGTAACCTTTACGCCCACACTCAGCGGCGCCACCTACTCATGGACGTTCGCAAGCGGAACACCGGCTACCAGTACTGCCCAAAACCCTGTTGTTACATGGGCTTCTGCCGGCACCTATGCGGTTGGCCTGACGGTAACTTCCGGCGGCTGCAGCGCATCATCTTCTTCAAATATTGTTGTTTCATCAGCACCTGTCAATGTGCGTGCATTCATTACCAGCACAAAATACGATGGCAACTTAGGCGGACTCACGGGTGCCGATGCCAAATGCCAGGCAAGAGCTGTGGCTGCCGGCCTCACCGGAACATGGAAAGCCTGGCTCAGCGATGGCTCCACCAGCGCCGCCTCCAGACTCACCCATCCTACAGGACAAATAACCACCGTTAACGGGATTGTAATTGCCAACGACTGGGCAAGCCTGCTTGCACTGGTTGTTCATAATTTAAATTACAATGAATTCGGAGCCTTTGTCGGGCCTGAATCGGGTGGCAGCGCACACAGCTGCAGCTGGGCAGGCGGCTACTTCCTGTTTGCATGGACCAATACCAGCACCGCCAGCGGAACAGTTGGCAACATCTGGGGAACAAACCACTGCAATAACTGGTCGTCCAATTCTTCCGGATTATTCGGAGCTACCGATTACATATATAATGTAACATCCAACTTCACTTACAATTTCGGCGAAACCTGCTGGGACTGCTATATGATGAACCGCCTCGAATGCTTTGAGCAGTAA